The Crocosphaera subtropica ATCC 51142 genome includes a window with the following:
- the galT gene encoding galactose-1-phosphate uridylyltransferase, with amino-acid sequence METGQIRLNKVTGEWVIYAPSRRRRPQDFQHNIEDNSRLDQSQNYCPFCSNHGQESEKILLEIKNNQQDHWQTKVIANKFPALKFHENAQRNIEGIYMTMSGYGHHEVVIESPDHQQTIATLSTSEIEVIIETYRQRYLKLMEDKEIMMVIIFRNHGKGAGASLRHPQSQIIASSIVPSHRRIQEAEAQRYFDHWARCVYCDILDFEIKEKSRIILDNHLFVSFVPFAAEFPCEIWIMPKQHQADFGSITSQEKRAFATILKDSLSRLYNKLNNPDYNYVINTAARYKAEEPQLHWYCQIRPRLTTPAGFELGSGMSINPSIPEVDAAFLRE; translated from the coding sequence ATGGAAACTGGACAAATTCGTCTTAACAAAGTCACAGGAGAATGGGTGATTTATGCTCCCAGTCGTCGCAGAAGACCTCAAGATTTTCAACACAATATTGAAGATAACTCTAGACTTGACCAGTCTCAAAACTATTGTCCGTTTTGTTCAAATCATGGCCAAGAATCCGAAAAAATTCTCTTAGAAATTAAAAATAATCAACAAGATCATTGGCAAACTAAGGTAATAGCCAATAAATTTCCTGCTTTAAAGTTTCATGAAAATGCTCAACGGAATATTGAGGGAATTTATATGACGATGTCAGGATATGGTCATCATGAGGTTGTTATCGAAAGTCCTGACCATCAACAAACCATAGCTACCCTCTCCACATCAGAAATCGAAGTTATTATTGAAACCTATCGTCAACGGTATTTAAAATTAATGGAAGATAAGGAAATAATGATGGTTATTATCTTTCGCAATCATGGCAAAGGTGCAGGGGCATCCTTACGACATCCTCAATCTCAAATCATTGCTAGTAGCATTGTCCCTAGTCATCGTCGTATTCAAGAAGCAGAAGCACAACGTTACTTTGATCATTGGGCGAGATGTGTTTATTGTGATATTTTAGACTTTGAAATCAAGGAAAAAAGCCGAATAATTTTAGATAATCATTTATTTGTTTCTTTTGTTCCTTTTGCTGCGGAATTTCCTTGTGAAATTTGGATTATGCCAAAACAGCATCAAGCAGATTTCGGTAGTATCACTTCCCAAGAGAAAAGGGCTTTTGCAACAATTTTAAAAGATAGTTTAAGTCGTTTATATAATAAGTTAAATAACCCTGATTACAATTATGTAATTAATACTGCTGCCCGTTATAAAGCAGAAGAACCTCAGTTACATTGGTACTGTCAAATTAGACCCCGTTTAACGACACCAGCAGGGTTTGAATTAGGTTCGGGAATGAGTATTAATCCTTCTATTCCTGAAGTGGATGCAGCGTTTTTACGAGAGTAA
- a CDS encoding HEAT repeat domain-containing protein, which translates to MIYYRLSVLILICLSYLACPPLSVAKTRPLILDEIDRKEEILAQGTTSDSSTPSPLSSSSYDQAMQAGYKATQQKDYQTAQQQFKKALELRPNDLYAQQALQNVEFYIARQSNPVTNLLGSGLAIWLSLFVVALGIGIGIWLFLRRASTYSQDKFEEELLQPNKQEELAINLDEDRDFEEKRERDRNSNNSHEPEIKPSSQTYQLPSENPSEVVVQTSESETALPVQTTTRIPSGDPIETLLGELRQNDPKKRRQAIWKLAQTADSRAMNPLVDLMIDTDSQERSLILEALSQISARTLKPMNHALTISLQDKNPQVRKNAIRDLTRIYELMSQISQLLCHAIDDSDREVQETAKWAINQLNTQIPPRLDILTGESSSEVTVEQTYSDTME; encoded by the coding sequence ATGATTTACTATCGTTTATCTGTATTAATATTAATCTGTTTATCCTATTTAGCTTGCCCTCCCCTAAGTGTGGCTAAGACTCGTCCATTAATCCTTGATGAGATTGACAGAAAAGAAGAGATCCTTGCTCAAGGGACAACCAGTGATTCCTCAACCCCCTCTCCTTTGTCCAGTTCCTCTTACGATCAGGCCATGCAAGCAGGGTATAAAGCAACTCAACAAAAAGATTATCAAACGGCACAACAACAGTTTAAAAAAGCTCTTGAACTACGACCGAATGATCTGTATGCTCAACAAGCTCTGCAAAACGTCGAATTTTATATTGCTAGACAAAGTAATCCTGTAACCAATTTACTAGGGAGTGGACTCGCTATCTGGCTGAGCTTATTTGTGGTTGCTTTAGGAATTGGTATAGGGATTTGGCTATTTTTACGTCGTGCTTCAACCTATTCTCAAGATAAATTTGAAGAAGAATTATTACAACCTAATAAACAAGAAGAATTGGCCATCAATTTGGATGAGGATAGGGATTTTGAGGAAAAACGGGAAAGGGATAGGAATAGTAACAACTCCCATGAACCAGAAATAAAACCATCATCACAAACCTACCAATTACCATCGGAAAACCCTTCAGAAGTGGTGGTACAAACCTCAGAATCTGAAACGGCTTTACCCGTTCAAACCACGACTCGTATCCCTAGTGGAGATCCTATCGAAACTTTATTAGGGGAATTACGACAGAATGACCCGAAAAAACGTCGTCAAGCCATTTGGAAATTGGCGCAAACCGCCGATTCTAGAGCGATGAATCCCTTAGTGGATTTGATGATCGATACTGACTCCCAAGAACGTAGCTTAATCTTAGAAGCACTGTCTCAAATTAGTGCAAGAACTCTCAAACCGATGAACCATGCTTTAACTATTTCTTTACAAGATAAAAATCCTCAAGTGCGTAAGAATGCGATTAGAGACTTAACCCGTATTTATGAGTTAATGTCCCAAATTAGTCAACTTCTTTGTCATGCTATTGATGATAGCGATCGTGAAGTTCAAGAGACAGCCAAATGGGCCATTAATCAATTAAATACTCAAATTCCTCCCCGTCTAGATATTCTGACAGGGGAAAGTTCTTCTGAGGTTACAGTAGAACAGACTTATTCCGATACCATGGAATAG
- a CDS encoding PP2C family protein-serine/threonine phosphatase: MTEPMATIQCSNPECQTLNSSENSVCEKCTTPLLKRYLRPLGNWVESFEVGQVIDERYLLITHQVVLDTKPGIPPEFSEDIPEKIRKYLRLFPYRLHLPQIYTYYNLSEAENQGSEIGLLEYGTIPLNESGEPLYPELLPPLTEIWPQTKHNPLRQLNWLWQIVKLWQPLEGQQMVSSLLDLSLVRVNAGMIQLLDFHPDEHNFHSVKELGQLWLSLIEGTSPLIADYLQSLCHYLQRGKIPHPDYLLTYFDSALTRCGQWYDKKYQIFTLTDSGPSRHHNEDACYPDPGEPQEPSPNQTNFTIVCDGVGGQDAGEVASQLAIDTLVEKIPQLPLFRETRNSQQGLQDLAEAINLTNDRISERNDAENRHDRQRMGTTLVLSLVHDHEVYLANVGDSRIYRITSESCHQVTTDDDLASREVRLGYLFYRDAIKYPNAGALVQALGMSNANSLHPNVSRLITDDDCVFLLCSDGLSDYDRVDQYWQLEIAPILAQEKDLPTAGKELINVANNKNGHDNVTISLLYCQIELASDPPTPLSMGDVEALLESAKQDTHPTIDLSDDLPSDLQPTEPLPANKETTGHNNSNFLLIFSILGIIVLIVGAGIYGMLQLLQPTVTPTSVPSPSTSVTPVTPIPSPESSLPLEPGILIQIREVLTVSETAQGTQLYPDLPPESILQILPQDNTEKAMKVKICQIPAEKSPEAPDIKELEGQEAWIVTPDLQPSAYQIYQGETVENCADLEQ; the protein is encoded by the coding sequence ATGACAGAACCTATGGCAACCATTCAATGTTCTAACCCTGAATGCCAAACCCTTAACTCCTCAGAGAACTCAGTATGCGAGAAATGCACAACTCCTTTACTCAAGCGGTATCTACGACCTTTAGGGAACTGGGTAGAATCATTCGAGGTAGGACAGGTCATTGATGAACGCTACTTACTAATCACTCATCAGGTTGTCTTAGATACCAAACCCGGCATTCCCCCAGAGTTTAGTGAAGATATTCCCGAAAAAATTAGAAAATATTTAAGATTATTTCCTTATCGTCTGCATTTACCCCAGATTTATACTTATTACAATCTCTCTGAAGCAGAAAATCAAGGGAGTGAAATTGGTTTACTCGAATATGGAACTATTCCCCTGAATGAGTCAGGAGAACCTCTGTATCCTGAATTGCTTCCCCCGTTAACGGAAATATGGCCTCAAACCAAGCATAATCCCTTACGTCAATTAAACTGGTTATGGCAAATTGTTAAACTGTGGCAACCCCTAGAAGGACAGCAGATGGTATCAAGTTTACTTGATCTCTCCTTAGTCCGAGTCAATGCAGGGATGATTCAGTTATTAGATTTTCACCCAGATGAACATAATTTCCACAGTGTCAAAGAGTTAGGTCAACTCTGGTTATCTTTAATAGAAGGAACTTCACCTCTCATTGCCGATTATCTTCAGTCCCTCTGTCATTATCTACAACGGGGCAAAATTCCCCATCCTGACTATTTGTTAACCTATTTTGATTCCGCTTTAACTCGTTGTGGACAGTGGTATGACAAAAAATATCAAATTTTTACCTTAACTGACTCTGGACCAAGCCGTCATCATAACGAAGATGCTTGTTATCCTGACCCTGGGGAACCACAAGAACCCTCTCCTAACCAAACCAATTTTACCATTGTCTGCGACGGCGTTGGGGGACAAGACGCAGGAGAAGTGGCTTCGCAGTTAGCCATTGATACTTTAGTCGAGAAAATTCCTCAACTTCCCCTATTTAGGGAGACTCGCAATAGTCAACAAGGGTTGCAAGACTTAGCAGAAGCGATCAATCTTACCAATGATCGTATTAGTGAACGCAACGACGCTGAAAATCGTCACGATAGACAACGGATGGGAACCACCTTGGTCTTAAGTTTAGTCCATGATCACGAGGTTTATTTAGCCAACGTGGGGGACTCTCGTATTTATCGCATTACCTCTGAAAGTTGCCATCAAGTTACCACTGACGATGATTTAGCCTCTAGAGAAGTCCGTTTAGGGTATTTATTTTATCGAGATGCTATTAAATATCCCAATGCCGGGGCATTAGTGCAAGCATTAGGGATGAGTAATGCCAATTCTCTCCATCCTAATGTCAGCCGTTTGATTACGGATGATGATTGTGTTTTCTTGTTATGTTCCGATGGTTTAAGTGATTATGATCGAGTTGATCAATATTGGCAGCTAGAAATTGCCCCTATCTTAGCTCAAGAAAAAGATTTGCCGACTGCGGGGAAAGAACTGATTAATGTAGCCAATAATAAGAATGGTCACGATAATGTCACGATTTCCCTGTTGTACTGCCAAATAGAACTAGCCTCCGACCCACCAACTCCTCTCTCTATGGGAGACGTAGAAGCGTTACTAGAAAGTGCAAAACAAGACACTCATCCCACCATAGACCTCTCTGACGACCTTCCTTCAGATTTACAGCCAACGGAACCTTTGCCTGCTAACAAGGAGACAACAGGCCATAACAACAGTAATTTTCTTCTTATCTTCAGTATTTTAGGCATTATTGTTTTAATTGTAGGTGCCGGCATTTATGGAATGTTGCAACTCCTACAACCTACTGTCACTCCCACTTCTGTTCCTTCTCCTTCAACTTCTGTCACTCCTGTGACACCAATTCCGTCCCCTGAGTCTTCTTTGCCCCTTGAACCGGGGATACTGATTCAAATTAGAGAGGTGCTTACTGTATCGGAAACTGCGCAAGGCACTCAACTTTATCCCGATCTGCCTCCTGAGAGTATATTACAGATTTTGCCCCAGGACAATACTGAAAAAGCGATGAAGGTCAAAATTTGTCAAATACCTGCTGAAAAATCTCCTGAAGCCCCTGATATCAAAGAATTAGAAGGCCAAGAAGCTTGGATAGTAACCCCTGATTTACAACCTTCTGCTTATCAAATCTACCAAGGGGAAACAGTGGAAAACTGTGCAGATTTAGAGCAATAA
- a CDS encoding CTP synthase: MTKFVFVTGGVVSSIGKGIVAASLGCLFKSRNYSVSILKLDPYINVDPGTMSPYQHGEVFVTDDGAETDLDLGHYERFTDTPMSRLNSVTTGSIYQAVLNKERRGAYMGGTVQVIPHITNEIKERIHRVARNTNPDIVITEIGGTVGDIESLPFLEAIRQFRKDVGRNNVLYMHVTLIPWIPAAREMKTKPTQHSVKELRSIGIQPDVLVCRCDRPLKEGMKEKLSEFCDVPVESVITAQDASSIYEVPLVVEKEGLAQQTLELLHLEPRKPDLSQWQTLIQRMQAPKRHIEVALVGKYVQLSDAYLSVVESLVHAGIATDSEVKLRWVSAEDIENYGADKYLNDVSGIIVPGGFGIRGVDGKVRAIEYARKEKIPFLGLCLGMQCAVIEWGRNVAGLNSANSAEFEPETTNPVINLLPEQQDVVDLGGTMRLGLYPCRITPDTLAASLYRQEVIYERHRHRYEFNNAYRNSLLETGYKVSGTSPDGRLVEIIEFSDHPFFIATQFHPEFKSRPNCAHPLFLGFVKAAIEQTKSD; this comes from the coding sequence ATGACTAAATTTGTTTTTGTGACGGGTGGGGTTGTTTCGAGTATCGGTAAAGGTATTGTAGCAGCGAGTCTCGGCTGTTTATTCAAATCCAGAAATTATTCCGTTTCCATTCTCAAACTTGACCCCTATATTAACGTTGATCCCGGTACCATGAGTCCCTATCAACACGGAGAGGTATTTGTCACCGATGACGGGGCCGAAACCGACTTAGACTTAGGCCATTACGAACGGTTTACCGATACTCCTATGTCTCGTCTCAATAGTGTCACCACCGGATCAATTTATCAAGCAGTTTTGAATAAAGAACGACGGGGGGCCTACATGGGGGGAACCGTACAAGTGATTCCCCATATTACCAACGAAATTAAAGAACGCATTCATCGGGTGGCTAGAAATACCAACCCTGATATTGTTATCACCGAAATCGGCGGAACGGTAGGAGATATCGAATCTTTGCCCTTTTTAGAGGCAATTCGGCAATTTCGTAAGGATGTGGGTCGTAATAACGTCCTCTATATGCACGTTACGCTGATTCCCTGGATTCCGGCTGCTAGGGAAATGAAGACCAAACCCACTCAACACTCGGTTAAAGAGTTGCGATCCATTGGTATTCAACCGGATGTGTTGGTGTGTCGTTGCGATCGCCCCCTCAAAGAAGGGATGAAGGAAAAACTCTCAGAATTTTGTGATGTCCCTGTCGAATCGGTAATTACAGCGCAAGATGCCAGTAGTATTTATGAAGTACCTTTAGTGGTAGAAAAAGAAGGGTTAGCCCAACAAACCCTAGAATTATTACACCTCGAACCCCGTAAACCGGATTTAAGTCAATGGCAAACCCTCATCCAACGGATGCAGGCCCCCAAACGACACATTGAGGTGGCCTTAGTAGGGAAATATGTTCAACTTAGCGATGCTTATTTGTCGGTAGTTGAATCTTTGGTTCATGCTGGTATTGCTACCGATAGCGAGGTTAAGTTACGGTGGGTGAGTGCGGAAGATATTGAAAATTATGGCGCGGATAAATACTTAAATGATGTCAGTGGCATTATTGTTCCGGGTGGGTTTGGTATTCGTGGGGTCGACGGTAAAGTTAGGGCTATTGAATACGCTAGAAAAGAAAAAATTCCCTTTCTTGGCCTCTGTTTAGGAATGCAATGTGCGGTCATTGAATGGGGCCGCAATGTTGCCGGTTTAAATAGTGCCAATAGTGCCGAATTTGAACCAGAAACCACTAATCCTGTGATCAACCTTTTACCCGAACAACAAGACGTGGTGGACTTAGGGGGAACCATGCGTTTAGGACTATATCCCTGTCGTATTACTCCTGATACCTTGGCGGCTTCTTTATATAGACAGGAAGTTATTTATGAACGTCACCGCCATCGTTATGAGTTTAATAATGCTTACCGCAATTCGTTGCTTGAAACAGGGTATAAAGTCAGTGGAACCTCTCCTGATGGCCGTTTAGTTGAGATTATTGAATTCTCAGATCATCCCTTTTTTATTGCCACTCAATTTCATCCTGAGTTTAAATCTCGTCCTAACTGCGCCCATCCTTTATTTTTAGGGTTTGTTAAAGCTGCCATTGAGCAAACGAAAAGCGATTAA
- the nadB gene encoding L-aspartate oxidase: MTLISSANSVETKGLTTQFDIIVVGSGAAGLYAALCLPTHYHVGLITKDTLKTGASDWAQGGIAAAIAPEDSPIFHQEDTLKAGAGLCDESAVQFLVNHAPSAIQSLVDMGVAFDRKGQQLAMTLEAAHSHPRVLHAADTTGRAIISTLTEKVIQRPNIEIIAQAIALQLWIEPEPKRCQGLSVLYQGQIYWLQASAVILATGGGGQVYAQTTNPAVSTGDGVALAWRAGAMVRDLEFFQFHPTALTKPGAPHFLISEAVRGEGAHLVDAQGKRFAFDYHPAGELAPRDVVSRAIFHYLQSQKADPPQTNVYLDLRPIEPERIRHRFPNIIRVCQKWGIDVFHEPIPVAPAAHYWMGGVKVNLNNATSIEGLYAIGETASTGVHGANRLASNSLLECLVFAGQLSKLKVTAPVPITKTTEFMINNESQWEQEIPEVREIRQALPQLMWQSAGISRRQTVLEAALSQVSLWQKQMKAFSLSQPILNLLPGQSVKFEGANGQTYLRTCSETLNLLDIAYLILNSALFRTESRGGHYRQDYPQPSQQWEKHTLVCDRRWWKDEIH, translated from the coding sequence TTGACCTTGATATCTTCAGCAAACTCTGTGGAAACGAAGGGTTTAACCACCCAATTTGACATTATTGTAGTGGGTTCAGGGGCAGCCGGATTGTATGCTGCGCTGTGTTTGCCTACTCATTATCATGTGGGACTAATTACCAAAGATACCTTAAAAACAGGAGCCAGTGATTGGGCGCAGGGGGGAATTGCTGCGGCCATTGCTCCAGAGGACTCCCCTATCTTTCACCAAGAAGATACCCTCAAAGCAGGGGCTGGTTTATGCGATGAAAGTGCTGTTCAATTTTTAGTCAATCATGCGCCCTCTGCCATTCAATCTTTAGTTGACATGGGAGTCGCTTTCGATCGCAAAGGACAACAACTGGCCATGACCCTAGAAGCAGCCCATTCTCATCCCCGTGTGTTACACGCTGCTGATACTACAGGACGAGCCATTATTAGTACCCTAACCGAAAAAGTTATCCAACGACCCAATATCGAGATTATTGCTCAAGCGATCGCCTTGCAATTGTGGATTGAGCCAGAGCCAAAACGCTGTCAAGGTCTAAGTGTTCTCTACCAAGGCCAAATTTATTGGCTTCAAGCATCTGCTGTTATTTTAGCTACAGGGGGCGGTGGACAGGTTTATGCCCAAACCACTAATCCTGCTGTGAGTACAGGGGATGGGGTCGCTTTAGCGTGGCGTGCAGGGGCTATGGTGAGGGACTTAGAATTTTTTCAATTTCACCCCACTGCTTTAACTAAACCAGGAGCCCCTCATTTTCTCATTAGTGAAGCGGTTAGAGGAGAAGGCGCTCATCTTGTTGATGCTCAGGGAAAACGCTTTGCTTTTGATTATCATCCGGCTGGAGAGTTAGCTCCGAGAGACGTGGTGAGCCGAGCTATTTTTCATTATTTACAAAGTCAAAAGGCTGATCCCCCTCAAACGAACGTTTATCTTGATTTACGTCCCATCGAACCTGAACGAATTCGTCACCGCTTCCCCAATATTATTCGTGTGTGTCAAAAATGGGGTATTGATGTGTTTCACGAACCTATTCCCGTGGCTCCTGCTGCCCATTATTGGATGGGAGGGGTTAAAGTGAATTTGAACAATGCGACCTCCATTGAAGGGCTGTATGCCATTGGAGAAACTGCTAGTACAGGGGTTCACGGGGCTAATCGTCTCGCTAGTAATTCTTTGCTAGAGTGTTTAGTGTTCGCAGGTCAATTATCAAAACTGAAGGTCACTGCCCCAGTCCCCATAACCAAGACAACAGAGTTTATGATCAACAACGAATCACAATGGGAGCAAGAAATTCCTGAAGTTAGGGAAATTCGTCAAGCCTTACCTCAGTTGATGTGGCAAAGTGCCGGGATTTCCCGTCGTCAAACCGTATTAGAAGCAGCACTCTCACAAGTTAGTCTATGGCAAAAACAAATGAAAGCTTTTTCTCTGAGTCAACCAATTCTCAACCTATTACCGGGTCAATCGGTTAAATTTGAAGGAGCCAACGGTCAAACCTATTTACGAACCTGCTCTGAAACCCTTAACTTATTGGATATTGCTTATTTAATACTCAATAGTGCCTTATTTCGCACCGAAAGCAGGGGTGGACATTATCGCCAAGACTATCCTCAACCTTCTCAACAATGGGAAAAACATACTCTAGTTTGTGATCGTCGTTGGTGGAAGGATGAGATTCATTAA
- the htpG gene encoding molecular chaperone HtpG, with amino-acid sequence MAVLEKGNITIHTENIFPIIKKSLYTDHEIFLRELISNAVDAISKLKMASLAGELSGDVPEPEITITVDKSNKTLSIYDNGIGMTVDEIKKYINQVAFSSAEEFVQKYQKSANDLIGHFGLGFYSAFMVAKQVEIDTLSYKEGAKAVHWSCDGSPEFEITESSKTQIGTTITLTLMDDEQEYLEPQRIRQLVKTYSDFVPVPIKFENETINRQKALWKESPQNLTDEDYLEFYRYLYPFQEDPLLWVHLNTDYPYLLNGILYFPKLRPDVDVSQGHIKLFCNQVFVNDHCEEIIPEFLMPLRGVIDSPDIPLNVSRSALTNHRTVRSIANHIAKKIADRLKSIYNETPEEYIKCWQDVGTFIKYGSLKDDKFKKQVEDILIYKTTYKADKVAGKSKTETPQVQVEGEGDLWEDVTPKTENEEKFSYESEGYTTLPAYLERNKERHENRIFYCTDPDTQATYVELYKNQGLEILFMDSFIDTNYFIPFLEREYSEVKFSRVDAELDDTLVQQDKADEIVDPNTNKTRSDQIKEIFEKALNNNKVNIKTQALKSDTPESTPPAMVLLPEAMRRFREMMAVSQQQVMDFPEEHVFVINTTHPLIENIYQLSQGSIIQAGGESPSAEMAKMLCQHIYDLALIAQKGLDGEGMKSFVERSNQVLTRLTK; translated from the coding sequence ATGGCGGTACTGGAAAAAGGTAATATTACCATTCATACTGAGAATATTTTTCCCATTATTAAGAAGTCTCTCTACACCGATCACGAAATCTTCTTACGGGAATTAATTTCTAATGCAGTGGATGCCATTTCTAAGTTAAAAATGGCTTCTTTAGCAGGGGAACTATCTGGGGATGTTCCTGAACCCGAAATTACTATTACTGTTGATAAGAGTAATAAAACCCTTTCTATTTATGATAACGGTATTGGCATGACCGTTGATGAGATCAAAAAATATATCAATCAAGTTGCTTTTTCAAGTGCAGAAGAATTTGTACAAAAATATCAAAAAAGTGCCAATGATTTGATCGGTCATTTTGGTTTAGGGTTCTACTCTGCCTTTATGGTAGCCAAACAAGTAGAAATTGATACGTTATCCTATAAAGAAGGAGCAAAAGCGGTTCATTGGTCTTGTGATGGTTCTCCTGAATTTGAGATAACTGAGTCTTCTAAAACTCAGATAGGGACAACCATTACATTAACCTTAATGGACGACGAACAGGAATATTTAGAACCTCAACGGATTCGTCAATTAGTTAAAACTTATTCTGATTTTGTTCCCGTTCCCATTAAGTTTGAAAATGAAACCATTAACCGACAAAAAGCACTCTGGAAAGAATCTCCCCAAAATTTAACGGATGAGGACTATTTAGAGTTTTACCGTTACCTCTATCCTTTCCAAGAAGATCCCTTATTATGGGTGCATTTAAACACGGATTATCCCTATCTTTTAAACGGGATTTTATACTTTCCTAAATTACGTCCTGATGTTGATGTCTCCCAAGGACATATTAAACTGTTTTGTAATCAGGTATTTGTTAATGATCACTGTGAAGAAATTATTCCAGAATTTTTAATGCCGTTACGGGGGGTTATTGATAGTCCTGATATTCCCTTAAACGTTTCCCGAAGTGCCTTAACGAATCATCGTACCGTTCGCAGTATTGCTAATCACATCGCCAAAAAGATTGCCGATCGCCTCAAATCTATCTATAATGAGACTCCCGAAGAGTATATTAAATGTTGGCAAGATGTGGGAACCTTTATTAAATACGGTTCTCTCAAAGACGATAAATTTAAGAAGCAAGTCGAAGATATCCTCATCTACAAAACCACTTATAAAGCGGATAAAGTAGCAGGAAAATCTAAGACTGAAACCCCACAAGTCCAAGTAGAAGGAGAAGGGGATCTCTGGGAAGATGTCACTCCTAAGACTGAAAATGAGGAAAAATTTAGTTACGAAAGCGAAGGATATACCACCTTACCAGCTTACTTAGAACGGAACAAAGAACGTCACGAGAATCGTATCTTTTACTGTACCGATCCTGATACCCAAGCCACTTATGTAGAACTGTACAAAAATCAAGGATTAGAGATCCTATTTATGGACTCTTTCATCGATACTAATTACTTTATTCCTTTCCTAGAAAGAGAATATTCTGAGGTTAAATTCTCCCGTGTCGATGCGGAATTAGATGATACTTTAGTTCAACAAGATAAAGCGGATGAAATTGTTGATCCCAACACCAATAAAACCCGCAGCGATCAAATTAAGGAAATCTTTGAGAAGGCTTTAAATAATAATAAAGTCAACATCAAAACCCAAGCTTTAAAATCAGATACTCCTGAAAGTACACCCCCTGCGATGGTATTATTACCCGAAGCGATGAGACGTTTTCGTGAGATGATGGCTGTCTCTCAACAACAGGTAATGGACTTTCCAGAAGAACACGTTTTCGTCATTAATACCACCCATCCGTTGATCGAAAATATCTATCAGTTGAGTCAGGGAAGTATTATCCAAGCAGGAGGTGAGTCTCCCTCAGCAGAAATGGCTAAAATGTTGTGTCAACATATCTACGATTTAGCCTTAATTGCACAAAAAGGACTTGATGGTGAGGGGATGAAATCTTTTGTTGAACGATCAAATCAAGTGTTAACTCGTTTAACTAAATAG
- a CDS encoding pentapeptide repeat-containing protein — protein MFQSQEAIDLKERYEKGQRNFQEFQLRRADLRGLNLSHTDFRGVDLSYANLREVDFTGADLRDAYLNEADLTAVNFTDANLEGASLIKIYLIKANCYQTNFSGAYLTGAYLTKTNFKEAKFHGAYLNGAKLSGAKLEDAYYDHQTRFDTSFDPKTALMKITDSKKKILNQSQKLAEIKTKKEENLKIITLDELLQIFNHLTAISRRYLGKTMTQKYWESSRPFFEWLDNFEMTASTEIIFKGELDTVLSLTRLQWLQAWVKTFIQNCSQIVQNYPKMLDFQLLNPLIAVDFTQNNQRISHNQSDNFSSRNSNFLELLYA, from the coding sequence ATGTTCCAAAGTCAAGAAGCCATAGACCTAAAAGAAAGATATGAAAAGGGTCAAAGAAATTTTCAAGAGTTTCAATTGCGTCGTGCAGATTTAAGAGGACTTAATCTCAGTCATACGGACTTTCGAGGCGTTGATCTCAGTTATGCTAATTTGAGAGAAGTGGATTTTACTGGGGCTGATCTACGGGATGCGTATCTTAATGAAGCCGATTTAACGGCAGTCAATTTCACCGATGCTAACCTAGAAGGAGCTTCTTTAATTAAAATTTATTTAATCAAAGCAAATTGCTATCAAACTAATTTTTCTGGAGCTTATTTAACGGGAGCTTATTTAACAAAAACTAACTTTAAAGAAGCAAAATTTCATGGTGCTTACTTAAATGGGGCAAAGTTAAGTGGAGCAAAATTAGAAGATGCTTATTATGATCATCAGACTAGGTTTGATACTTCATTTGATCCAAAAACGGCCCTAATGAAGATCACAGACAGTAAAAAAAAGATCCTTAATCAGTCTCAAAAATTAGCAGAAATTAAAACAAAAAAAGAAGAAAATTTGAAAATAATTACCCTTGACGAATTACTACAAATCTTCAATCACCTAACAGCCATTAGTCGTCGTTATTTAGGAAAAACTATGACCCAGAAATATTGGGAATCTTCTCGACCTTTCTTTGAATGGTTAGATAATTTTGAGATGACTGCATCGACTGAGATTATTTTTAAGGGGGAATTAGATACGGTTTTAAGTCTAACAAGATTACAATGGCTACAAGCTTGGGTTAAAACATTTATTCAAAACTGTTCTCAAATTGTTCAAAATTACCCAAAAATGCTGGATTTTCAGTTACTTAATCCTTTAATTGCTGTTGATTTTACTCAGAATAATCAGAGAATTTCACATAATCAATCTGATAATTTTTCATCAAGAAACTCTAATTTTTTAGAATTACTGTATGCTTGA